CGAGCGCGCGTAGTCGGAGGCGATGATGGCGACGTGGTGCAGGCCGGTGATATGCATGGCTGTCGAGGCAGGGGAGCGGATGCCGCCATTTTAGCGCCGGGGAGGCGAGGCGGGAATCTGCGGCCATGGGCATTGAAAAAGACAATCAAAAGTCTTGTGACAATCAATTAGACGAATTTTGCCGTGGCTATCAGAATGCATCCATCGATAGCTAACAACCGCAGTCAACCCTCAAGGAGATAGCCATGCTGCAAAATCGTGAAGGCCAACGCGTACCCAACGTCACTTTCCGCACTCGCGAAAACAATGAGTGGAAGGATGTCACCACCGCCGAACTGTTCGACGGCAAGACCGTCGCTGTGTTCTCGCTGCCGGGCGCGTTCACCCCGACCTGCTCGTCCACCCACTTGCCGCGCTTCAACGAGCTGGCGCCGGCCTTCTTCGCCAACGGCGTCGACGCCATCCTGTGCGTGTCGGTCAACGATACCTTCGTGATGAACGAGTGGGCCAAGGATCAGGAAGCCGGCAATCTGGTGATGATTCCGGACGGCAACGGCGACTTCACCGCAGGCATGGGCATGCTGGTGGACAAGCAGGACCTGGGCTTCGGCAAGCGCAGCTGGCGCTACTCGATGCTGGTGAAGAACGGCGTGGTGGACAAGATGTTCATCGAGCCGCAGGAGCCGGGCGATCCGTTCAAGGTGTCCGATGCCGACACGCTGCTGAACTACATCAACCCGAACGCCAAGAAGCCCGACCAAGTCGTCGTCTTCACCAAGGTGGGCTGCCCGCACTGCGCGCGCGCCAAGGCCATCCTCTCCGAAAACGGCTACGACTTCGTCGAAGTGCCGCTGGACAACAAGATCCGCGGCAAGGCGCTGGGCGCCGTGTCCGGAGCGATGACCGCCCCGCAGGTGTTCATCAACGGCCAGTTGATCGGCTCCGCCGACGAAGTGGAAAAGCGTTTCGCCAAGTAAACCCTGACGTTCGACTCCGGCGGCTTCGGGCCCTGACGCCGCCGGATTTCTTGGGCCGGTACTCCTGCCGGCCGTTTTTTTCCAGCCGGGATGCGGGACGGCATGCGCAGCGTGCCGCGCCGCATCCCCGCCAGATAGAGGATAAGAACCATGAAAACCATCCGCATCGACGTAGCCGTCATCGGCGCCGGCACCGCCGGCCTCGCCGCCTACCGCGCCGCCAAGGCCGGCGGCGCTTCCGCCCTGATCATCGAGGGCGGCCCTTACGGCACCACCTGCGCCCGAGTCGGTTGCATGCCGTCCAAGCTGCTGATCGCCGCCGCCGAGGCCGTCCACCACGCGAACCATACCGAACTGTTCGGCGTGCACGTCGATGGCGAGGTTCGCGTCGACGGCCGCGAGGTGATGGCCCGCGTCAAGAGCGAGCGCGACCGTTTCGTCGGCTTCGTGGTGCGCGGCGTGGATGGCATCCCGGCTGAGGATAAACTGCCCGGTTATGCCCGCTTCGTCGACAACACCACGCTGCAAGTGGACGACCACACCATCGTCCAGGCCAAGCGGGTGGTGATCGCCACCGGTTCGTCGCCGGCGATTCCGGCCCCGTTCAAGGTCTTCGGCGACCGGCTGATCGTCAACGACGACGTGTTCGACTGGGACACGCTGCCGCGGAGCGTGGCGGTATTCGGCCCCGGCGTGATCGGCCTGGAGTTGGGCCAGGCGCTGTCCCGGCTGGACGTGCGGGTGCGCGTGTTCGGCGCGGGTGGCGGCGTGGGGCCGCTGAGCGATCCGGCGGTGCGCGATTACGCCCGCCAGGCATTGGCCGGGCAGTTCTACCTGGATCCGGACGCCAAGGTGCTGGAAATGGCCAACGATGGCGACGCCGCGCGCATTCGCTATTTGAATCTGGACGGCGCGGAAGTGGAGGAGCGTTTCGACTACGTGCTGGCCGCCACCGGCCGCGCGCCCAATGTCCGCGGGCTGGGGCTGGAGAATACCAGCCTGAAGCTGGATGCCCGCGGCGTGCCGTTGTTCGACGCCAAGACGCTGCAGTGCGGGGATTCCCCGGTGTTCATCGCCGGCGACGCCAACAATATTCTGCCGCTGCTGCATGAGGCGGCCGACGAGGGCAAGACGGCCGGCGCCAACGCCGCCGCCTATCCGGCGGTATCGGCTGGGCTGCGCCGCTCCACCATCGCGGTGGTGTTCTCCGATCCGCAGATGATGATGGTGGGCAGCCGTTTCGCCGATTTGCAGATCGGAAGCTTCGTCACCGGCGAGGTCAGCTTCGAGGATCA
This genomic window from Chromobacterium phragmitis contains:
- a CDS encoding glutathione peroxidase codes for the protein MLQNREGQRVPNVTFRTRENNEWKDVTTAELFDGKTVAVFSLPGAFTPTCSSTHLPRFNELAPAFFANGVDAILCVSVNDTFVMNEWAKDQEAGNLVMIPDGNGDFTAGMGMLVDKQDLGFGKRSWRYSMLVKNGVVDKMFIEPQEPGDPFKVSDADTLLNYINPNAKKPDQVVVFTKVGCPHCARAKAILSENGYDFVEVPLDNKIRGKALGAVSGAMTAPQVFINGQLIGSADEVEKRFAK
- a CDS encoding dihydrolipoyl dehydrogenase, with the protein product MKTIRIDVAVIGAGTAGLAAYRAAKAGGASALIIEGGPYGTTCARVGCMPSKLLIAAAEAVHHANHTELFGVHVDGEVRVDGREVMARVKSERDRFVGFVVRGVDGIPAEDKLPGYARFVDNTTLQVDDHTIVQAKRVVIATGSSPAIPAPFKVFGDRLIVNDDVFDWDTLPRSVAVFGPGVIGLELGQALSRLDVRVRVFGAGGGVGPLSDPAVRDYARQALAGQFYLDPDAKVLEMANDGDAARIRYLNLDGAEVEERFDYVLAATGRAPNVRGLGLENTSLKLDARGVPLFDAKTLQCGDSPVFIAGDANNILPLLHEAADEGKTAGANAAAYPAVSAGLRRSTIAVVFSDPQMMMVGSRFADLQIGSFVTGEVSFEDQGRSRVMGINTGLLHVYADKATGRFLGAEMIGPRAENLAHLLAWSHQQNLTVGQMLDMPFYHPVIEEGLRTALRDAAARLA